The genomic stretch CGGCTTCGATACGCGGTTCTTGACCACGAGGTCTTCGACATCAACTTCTCCTGTCTGGATCTTCTGAATCCAGCGTTTCAGTCGCTCACAGACCCCCTTTATATCCCGGTGCTCGTCGAGTGCCGCAATCAGGTCCTTCTGCGCGTCCTCGATGAACTGAGGTGTGCTCCGTTGGCGGCACTCGATACCTCTGAACTTGTAGTCGTCGTCGCCGTCAACCTTACCGAAATACTTCGTTAGGGCACCCGCTTCGGAATTTCGCATCGGGACGAACGCAACCCAATCGTAGTGAGCCTCGTGCTCTAACCGGATGTCAACAGCTTCCGTGACCGTCGCTGCCAGTTCATCGAGCGGCGTCTGCTCTTCACCCGCCTCGGGTGTCACCCAGACAGAGTCGACGATCCCGTGGACGACGCGCCACCCGTGAGCTTCGAGCGTCTGCTTCGTGTCGAGCAGTATCTCACGGGCGAAGGCGTTGATGGCCTCATGACATTCGATACGGCCGAACTTCGCGTTCGAGAAGCCCTGATACCCGAAGCAAGAGACGAGAATCCACTTGATGGCACTGGATTGTCCTTCCAACTCTGCGGCTCGCTCGGGGTCGTTGGTCTCGCAGAGTTCCTGCTTGATCGCATCACGGTCAGCAATGAGCGGCCCCAGAACGGCCGGCAGATACCCACGTTCGTCGCAGATACAGTAGCCGAGACCGGGAACATCGTCACGACCGGCATGGCAGTCGCACCGAATCTTCTCGGGACTCACGTTGCGCGTGACGATGATGTTCGGATAGAGCGACGAGAAGTCTAGCTCGTGGACGTCCTCATGGACGCCGACGTCGGGAGCAAAGGTGAACCCACCCCGATCAGCTTCGTGGAGCTGGCGCATCGTCTTGAACTGCTCGTGACGCCACGAATGCCACGGGACCAACACCCCACGTCGACGAGCCTCTCGAATCTGAATCGCGGTGAGGATGTTGCCGATAGAGGCCCACGCGAGTTCTTGCAGTGGTTTCCCTGACTGCTCGATGAGGTAGAGACAGCCATCAAGGTTCGACTGCGACCAGAAGAACGTGTTCGAGCGGTCGATGATGGCCCGTCCGGGTAGGTTGTATCGCGCTGGAGAGTGGCCGACTTGGCCATAGCTCGCATAGGTAGAGTCACCAGCGAGCTGTTGCCAGCCGGGGAGTCGTCCGAGTTGGAACTCATCGAGGTCGAGCCGGTCAGCTGCCCGGTACAGTACCGGGACGACCTCGCTGGTGTTCAGCATCAATACGTCCGGGTCTTCTGCGTCGACGATTCGGTCGAGGTCGGTGAGTACCGTCTCCGGGTCTCCTGTGAGTGGTTCGTCGTCGACGACGACCTCAGTAGGTTGCTCGGACGCCAACACTTCCTCGTCGACGGTGAGTTCCAGCACAGTCGGCTTCCGAGCCGGGGTCGGGGAGATACCCTGCTCCAGACAGTACCGGAACTCGCGTGAGAAGTCGACGTTGTAGAGCCGATAGTCACCCGGTGCGCCCCAGCCAGCGATCTCGTGGGCGAGTGTGGTCACGGCATCCAGGCTGTCGACGTCGACACGAAGAACCGGGCTGGGATCGTGGCGGAAGCTGACGCGCTCCTCAACACGCCTGGCGTGGGTGACGTTCGGATGCTCTCGGAGCGTCGCATA from Halogranum gelatinilyticum encodes the following:
- a CDS encoding type B DNA-directed DNA polymerase is translated as MPFKVDYLDGDVVEWTLTEDGVTHERTQSYTPTLYVSVHGGKDLPEVYATLREHPNVTHARRVEERVSFRHDPSPVLRVDVDSLDAVTTLAHEIAGWGAPGDYRLYNVDFSREFRYCLEQGISPTPARKPTVLELTVDEEVLASEQPTEVVVDDEPLTGDPETVLTDLDRIVDAEDPDVLMLNTSEVVPVLYRAADRLDLDEFQLGRLPGWQQLAGDSTYASYGQVGHSPARYNLPGRAIIDRSNTFFWSQSNLDGCLYLIEQSGKPLQELAWASIGNILTAIQIREARRRGVLVPWHSWRHEQFKTMRQLHEADRGGFTFAPDVGVHEDVHELDFSSLYPNIIVTRNVSPEKIRCDCHAGRDDVPGLGYCICDERGYLPAVLGPLIADRDAIKQELCETNDPERAAELEGQSSAIKWILVSCFGYQGFSNAKFGRIECHEAINAFAREILLDTKQTLEAHGWRVVHGIVDSVWVTPEAGEEQTPLDELAATVTEAVDIRLEHEAHYDWVAFVPMRNSEAGALTKYFGKVDGDDDYKFRGIECRQRSTPQFIEDAQKDLIAALDEHRDIKGVCERLKRWIQKIQTGEVDVEDLVVKNRVSKPLDDYTQSTRNVAALERVENRGLTRSPGQDVEYVVVDDSKQSSDRVALASEGLDEYDVDFYRAQLLRAAESVLSPLGWREGDVEQYLADHKDVSLQAF